A part of Drosophila ananassae strain 14024-0371.13 chromosome 2R, ASM1763931v2, whole genome shotgun sequence genomic DNA contains:
- the LOC6493533 gene encoding brachyurin, producing MTPCHFIIVLLFPFLVASDAPWDDPSSEDTTADEEAVIEKRWQYGYEQWRIRCERFEEEVNQTSLVSTRIAGGNSAARGMFPHQVGLLIQLGAGGLIKCGGSLITSQFIATAAHCLIDGIGAKIYLGATRFADPEDAAEELVVTHRDFIIHPDYLGFGGYNDLALIRLPRRVTLSERVKTIEMAGDFMHQSFLEGKLVTLSGWGTLGDMEGKNNRDLYYLDVEVIDQELCMCYFLPGLVSQRRHLCTDGSRGRGACNGDSGGPLVLLFQNTSYLIGVTSFGSAGGCELGAPTVYARITAYLPWIRQQTDQLNAINA from the coding sequence ATGACACCTTGCCACTTCATAATTGTACTCCTATTTCCATTTCTGGTTGCATCGGATGCCCCTTGGGACGATCCCTCCAGTGAAGACACCACAGCCGATGAAGAAGCCGTCATAGAAAAACGCTGGCAGTACGGATATGAGCAGTGGCGTATTCGCTGCGAAAGATTCGAGGAGGAGGTTAATCAGACCTCTTTGGTATCCACTCGAATCGCTGGCGGGAACTCAGCCGCACGTGGCATGTTTCCGCATCAAGTGGGCCTGCTGATTCAACTTGGTGCTGGAGGACTTATAAAGTGCGGTGGTTCCCTAATCACTTCCCAATTCATTGCGACCGCAGCCCACTGTTTGATAGATGGTATTGGTGCAAAGATATATTTGGGAGCAACTAGGTTTGCCGATCCAGAAGATGCCGCCGAAGAGCTTGTGGTCACCCATAGAGATTTTATCATCCATCCCGATTATCTCGGGTTTGGTGGATATAATGATTTGGCACTCATCCGACTGCCCAGAAGGGTAACTCTTTCAGAAAGAGTGAAAACTATTGAGATGGCTGGTGATTTTATGCATCAGAGTTTCCTGGAAGGAAAACTGGTAACCCTCTCGGGATGGGGCACTCTGGGCGACATGGAAGGGAAAAATAATAGAGATCTGTATTACCTGGATGTGGAGGTGATAGATCAGGAACTGTGTATGTGCTATTTTTTGCCGGGACTGGTCAGTCAGAGACGTCACCTATGCACCGATGGAAGCAGGGGAAGAGGTGCCTGCAACGGGGATTCGGGTGGACCCCTTGTCCTTCTCTTTCAAAATACCAGCTACCTGATTGGGGTCACCTCGTTCGGGAGCGCCGGAGGATGTGAGCTGGGTGCGCCCACTGTCTACGCCAGGATAACCGCATATTTGCCATGGATCCGACAGCAGACTGACCAACTAAATGCAATTAACGCCTAA
- the LOC6493532 gene encoding serine protease 1 codes for MVVTCPIFSSDKKGYKFGPVSRENSYIVRLAIMKVFAVLLLAVATASAGVLPKAAPLHPRDRTASIQGRITNGKDAVADQFPYQVGLSFSSSKGGWWCGGSIIAANWLVTAAHCTDGAESVTASYGATVRTSPKFTQTISSSDFIQHESYVSLVVRNDISLIKTPTISFSAAVNKIALPAIASSYSTYVGQTAVASGWGLTSDSATAVASHLQYTDLTVITNEICSETYGTLIVNARVICVGTPNAQSTCQGDSGGPLALDGTLIGITSFGSAAGCESGAPAAFTRVTYFLDWIKANSGVVG; via the exons ATGGTTGTGACTTGCCCAATATTTTCATCTGATAAGAAGGGGTATAAATTTGGCCCGGTTAGTAGGGAAAATTCATACATCGTTCGACTAGCCATCATGAAGGTCTTCGCTGTTTTGCTTCTGGCTGTAGCCACCGCCTCCGCTGGAGTCCTGCCCAAGGCTGCTCCTCTCCACCCCCGTGACAGGACTGCCTCGATCCAGGGTCGCATAACCAACGGAAAGGATGCCGTGGCCGATCAGTTCCCCTACCAGGTGGGACTTAGCTTCTCTAGCTCCAAGGGCGGCTGGTGGTGCGGTGGCTCCATCATTGCCGCCAACTGGTTGGTGACTGCTGCTCACTGTACCGATGG TGCCGAATCAGTGACTGCCTCGTACGGAGCCACCGTGCGTACCAGCCCCAAGTTCACCCAGACCATCTCCAGCTCGGACTTCATCCAGCACGAGAGCTACGTGTCTTTGGTCGTCCGCAACGACATTTCCCTGATCAAGACCCCCACCATCTCTTTCTCTGCCGCCGTCAACAAGATCGCCCTGCCTGCTATCGCTAGCAGCTACTCCACCTACGTTGGCCAGACTGCTGTGGCCTCCGGTTGGGGCCTGACTTCCGATTCCGCCACCGCCGTCGCCTCGCATTTGCAGTACACCGACCTCACCGTCATCACCAACGAGATATGCTCTGAGACCTATGGCACTCTGATTGTCAACGCCCGTGTCATCTGTGTGGGTACTCCCAATGCTCAGTCCACCTGCCAGGGTGATTCTGGTGGTCCTCTAGCTCTGGATGGCACTCTGATCGGCATCACCTCCTTCGGTTCCGCTGCCGGCTGCGAGTCTGGAGCCCCGGCTGCCTTCACCCGTGTTACCTACTTCTTGGACTGGATCAAGGCCAACTCCGGTGTCGTTGGTTAA
- the LOC6493531 gene encoding serine protease 1 — protein MKVFLILALAIASASASAGFLPQAKFLHPRDRTGAPSISGRITNGNTAVADQFPYQVGLSFSSSEGGWWCGGSIIANNFVLTAAHCTSGASSAVIYYGATVRTSPKFTQTVSSSDFIQHANYISLTVRNDISLIKTPAVTFSSSVNKIALPAIASSYSTYVGQTAVASGWGLTSDSATAVARNLQFTDLTVISNSECLKSFSSLIVTSRVICVATPDAHSTCQGDSGGPLALDGTLIGITSFGSPDGCEVGAPAAFTRVTSYLDWIKANSGVEA, from the exons ATGAAAGTATTCCTTATCCTGGCTCTGGCTATCGCCTCCGCTTCCGCTTCCGCAGGCTTCCTGCCTCAGGCCAAGTTTTTGCATCCTCGTGACAGGACCGGTGCTCCTTCCATCAGTGGACGCATCACCAATGGAAACACCGCAGTCGCCGATCAGTTCCCCTACCAGGTGGGACTCAGCTTCTCCAGCTCCGAAGGAGGTTGGTGGTGCGGTGGCTCGATTATTGCCAACAACTTTGTGCTAACAGCTGCCCACTGCACCAGCGG AGCCTCTTCCGCTGTTATCTACTATGGAGCCACCGTGCGCACCAGCCCGAAGTTCACCCAAACCGTTTCTAGCTCGGACTTCATCCAGCACGCCAACTACATCTCGCTGACTGTCCGGAACGACATCTCCCTGATCAAGACTCCCGCCGTCACCTTCTCCTCTTCCGTCAACAAGATCGCTCTGCCCGCCATCGCTAGCAGCTACTCCACCTACGTTGGCCAGACTGCTGTTGCCTCTGGATGGGGCCTGACTTCCGATTCCGCCACTGCCGTCGCCAGGAACCTGCAGTTCACCGACCTGACTGTCATTTCCAACTCCGAATGCTTAAAGTCCTTCTCCAGTCTGATTGTCACCAGCCGTGTCATCTGCGTGGCCACTCCCGATGCCCATTCCACCTGCCAGGGTGATTCTGGTGGTCCTCTTGCTCTCGACGGCACTCTGATCGGCATCACCTCCTTCGGATCCCCTGACGGCTGCGAGGTTGGAGCCCCGGCTGCATTCACCCGTGTTACCAGTTACTTGGACTGGATCAAGGCCAACTCCGGCGTTGAAGCCTAA
- the LOC6493530 gene encoding uncharacterized protein LOC6493530 isoform X2 → MKSLVAPDPICNDNEKVAQTPSSDEDNSPTELNNCKRLADKPPLVKRLTMGLLRHNEESRPLVGNMTPLTAPLDSHPVYSNGYINEDSYIDSKFGDSCRQSLTAIPMLDNVNLNDNNEFNMKKRYLRETSSANSSPKIFANRLRMNQGASGQRSSSLANTFGNEEEEGDLKDACWYQAGISRDIAVEVLQNKSPGAFLVRKSSSKPGCYALTLRVPSPPGPKIANYIILRSARGFKIKGFRKEFSSLKALITHHSVMPELLPVPLAMPRPTNMSSSRRNLDDFDTYDSLQMLLKYLRAKNMETEQQQ, encoded by the exons ATGAAAAGTTTGGTTGCCCCCGATCCTAT CTGCAATGACAACGAGAAAGTGGCCCAGACGCCCAGTTCTGATGAGGACAACTCGCCCACCGAGCTGAACAACTGCAAAAGATTGGCTGACAAGCCTCCATTG GTCAAACGCTTGACCATGGGGCTTTTGCGGCACAACGAAGAATCGCGACCTTTGGTGGGTAACATGACCCCTTTGACAGCTCCCCTGGATAGCCATCCGGTGTACTCCAACGGATATATCAACGAGGACTCCTATATCGACAGCAAATTCGGTGACTCCTGCCGCCAATCCCTGACAGCCATCCCAATGCTGGACAACGTCAACCTGAACGACAACAACGAATTCAACATGAAGAAAAGATATTTAAGGGAGACTAGTAGCG CCAATTCCAGTCCCAAGATTTTCGCCAATCGCCTGCGGATGAATCAGGGAGCCAGTGGGCAGCGCAGCAGTAGCCTGGCCAACACTTTTGGcaacgaggaggaggagggtgACCTGAAGGATGCCTGCTGGTATCAGGCGGGGATCTCCAGAGACATTGCCGTCGAGGTCCTGCAAAACAAGAGCCCAGGGGCGTTTTTGGTGCGCAAGAGCAGCTCCAAGCCGGGGTGCTATGCTCTGACATTGAGAGTACCTTCGCCACCTGGGCCAAAGATAGCTAACTATATTATACTACGATCTGCAAGAGGATTCAAAATAAAG GGCTTTCGCAAGGAGTTCTCCAGCCTGAAGGCCCTGATCACCCACCACTCGGTGATGCCCGAACTGCTGCCCGTCCCCCTGGCCATGCCTCGTCCCACCAACATGTCCTCCTCGAGGCGCAACCTCGACGACTTTGATACCTACGACTCGCTCCAGATGCTGCTGAAGTATCTGCGGGCAAAGAACATGGAGACGGAGCAGCAACAGTAG
- the LOC6493530 gene encoding putative uncharacterized protein DDB_G0282133 isoform X1: protein MPKSEAAAMITNNNLDYDQSSASSTTAVATATSTSPNTAGAMGGGGNRNGSTSSSNNTSPTADNSNSNSNSNSNSNSNSNSNSYFNRFDNRIAANLAAVLTGAGARFRSSSCNNRPQVAHNTATMRSPLATISRGRTSLATPASPASLGRRRPLQLFTHANLNCNDNEKVAQTPSSDEDNSPTELNNCKRLADKPPLVKRLTMGLLRHNEESRPLVGNMTPLTAPLDSHPVYSNGYINEDSYIDSKFGDSCRQSLTAIPMLDNVNLNDNNEFNMKKRYLRETSSANSSPKIFANRLRMNQGASGQRSSSLANTFGNEEEEGDLKDACWYQAGISRDIAVEVLQNKSPGAFLVRKSSSKPGCYALTLRVPSPPGPKIANYIILRSARGFKIKGFRKEFSSLKALITHHSVMPELLPVPLAMPRPTNMSSSRRNLDDFDTYDSLQMLLKYLRAKNMETEQQQ from the exons ATGCCCAAAAGCGAAGCCGCCGCAATGATAACCAACAATAATTTGGATTATGACCAGAGCAGTGCCAGTAGCACCACCGCAGTGGCAAcagccacatccacatccccGAACACCGCAGGAGCCATGGGTGGTGGTGGCAACCGGAATGGCAGCACCAGCAGTAGCAACAACACCTCGCCCACGGCGGACAATTCCAACTCTAACTCTAATTCAAATTCCAATTCAAACTCAAACTCAAATTCGAATTCATATTTCAATCGGTTTGATAACCGAATTGCTGCCAATTTAGCAGCAGTTTTAACCGGGGCAGGAGCCCGGTTTCGATCCTCGTCCTGCAACAATCGTCCGCAGGTTGCGCACAACACAGCCACCATGAGATCCCCACTGGCCACGATTAGCCGTGGCAGGACCTCCCTGGCCACGCCCGCGTCGCCCGCCTCCTTAGGACGTCGCCGACCTCTTCAGCTCTTCACGCATGCAAACCTCAA CTGCAATGACAACGAGAAAGTGGCCCAGACGCCCAGTTCTGATGAGGACAACTCGCCCACCGAGCTGAACAACTGCAAAAGATTGGCTGACAAGCCTCCATTG GTCAAACGCTTGACCATGGGGCTTTTGCGGCACAACGAAGAATCGCGACCTTTGGTGGGTAACATGACCCCTTTGACAGCTCCCCTGGATAGCCATCCGGTGTACTCCAACGGATATATCAACGAGGACTCCTATATCGACAGCAAATTCGGTGACTCCTGCCGCCAATCCCTGACAGCCATCCCAATGCTGGACAACGTCAACCTGAACGACAACAACGAATTCAACATGAAGAAAAGATATTTAAGGGAGACTAGTAGCG CCAATTCCAGTCCCAAGATTTTCGCCAATCGCCTGCGGATGAATCAGGGAGCCAGTGGGCAGCGCAGCAGTAGCCTGGCCAACACTTTTGGcaacgaggaggaggagggtgACCTGAAGGATGCCTGCTGGTATCAGGCGGGGATCTCCAGAGACATTGCCGTCGAGGTCCTGCAAAACAAGAGCCCAGGGGCGTTTTTGGTGCGCAAGAGCAGCTCCAAGCCGGGGTGCTATGCTCTGACATTGAGAGTACCTTCGCCACCTGGGCCAAAGATAGCTAACTATATTATACTACGATCTGCAAGAGGATTCAAAATAAAG GGCTTTCGCAAGGAGTTCTCCAGCCTGAAGGCCCTGATCACCCACCACTCGGTGATGCCCGAACTGCTGCCCGTCCCCCTGGCCATGCCTCGTCCCACCAACATGTCCTCCTCGAGGCGCAACCTCGACGACTTTGATACCTACGACTCGCTCCAGATGCTGCTGAAGTATCTGCGGGCAAAGAACATGGAGACGGAGCAGCAACAGTAG